From Diprion similis isolate iyDipSimi1 chromosome 5, iyDipSimi1.1, whole genome shotgun sequence, the proteins below share one genomic window:
- the LOC124406283 gene encoding calcium/calmodulin-dependent protein kinase type IV-like, translated as MTMMEDEDDWLTSDIFNGSFHNDYILGEMIGRGSVSTVYTCLYKGRKKFACKMVPKDRLNKSEVRSKVETLLKLRHNNIISVKMVYNESRHLFVITDLASGGELLERLASRGGHSERDAAKAVRDALAALNYLHGMGLWHGSVRPEKLIYATEDENSRLLLVDRGIATNPLNGYNALYCAPEVLVGHVENTAADIWSLGVVIYIMLCGFEPFRGTMVTFFPSPYWDDKTTEAKLLIRRLMQQRPEDRPTTRDLLLDPWVLGEKSSELPMPNTAKQLREFNARRKFKAATLAVRATRRAMTFANYQEAVI; from the exons ATGACCATGATGGAGGACGAAGACGATTGGCTAACGAGCGATATTTTCAATGGGTCTTTTCACAATGATTACATACTTGGCGAGATGATAGGAAG GGGTTCCGTGTCAACAGTCTACACCTGTCTTTACAAGGGGAGGAAAAAGTTTGCCTGCAAAATGGTACCcaag GATCGGTTAAACAAATCAGAAGTTCGAAGCAAGGTTGAAACGTTGCTGAAACTTCGCCACAACAATATC ATCTCGGTGAAGATGGTTTACAATGAGAGCCGCCATTTGTTTGTGATAACGGATCTGGCATCCGGAGGAGAACTGCTGGAGAGGCTGGCATCAAGAGGAGGACACTCGGAGAGAGACGCTGCTAAAGCTGTTCGAGATGCACTGGCTGCTTTGAAT TATCTCCACGGGATGGGACTTTGGCATGGCAGTGTTCGCCCAGAGAAATTGATCTACGCAACAGAGGATGAGAATTCGCGACTCTTGCTGGTAGATCGTGGAATCGCCACAAATCCGTTGAACGGGTACAATGCTCTCTACTGCG CTCCTGAAGTATTAGTTGGTCATGTCGAGAATACCGCGGCTGATATCTGGAGTCTGGGAGTCGTCATTTACATCAT GCTGTGCGGATTTGAACCTTTTCGAGGAACGATGGTAACCTTTTTTCCATCACCGTATTGGGATGATAAAACTACCGAAGCAAAACTTCTTATAAGAAGG CTGATGCAACAGCGACCGGAGGATAGGCCGACGACCCGCGATCTCCTCTTGGACCCGTGGGTTCTCGGTGAAAAATCGAGCGAACTTCCAATGCCGAACACTGCTAAACAGCTGCGCGAATTTAACGCCAggagaaaattcaaa gCCGCGACTCTCGCTGTGAGAGCCACACGTCGAGCTATGACGTTTGCGAATTATCAGGAAGCAGTGATTTAA
- the LOC124406370 gene encoding uncharacterized protein LOC124406370: protein MDDSSAVVFDVLTKNNYKSWRIKAEALLKVFNLWYYVIENKEPPKDVKLWMKKDKQAKSKLILHISKSLLPLVDNCETTREVWSKLENFYGNQDEEFEASIYSFKSNDKDSIINAIVECVKDFFNDINDSSKRKISEDKKSLSTTFTNNLFSRLKNINPKNFLDEKMIANAVSDFINGIDRLSKTEIKKRTNELSCKLIDNLRELIDLCNALLFKHHSDYKKVPHGLRNQYGYKNPLHPLTHLHTPPSTVTSETKRKCTICRKEGHNRRTCSLNRPIVPQPDFERATRAFKRSHNSEACDDRGCSRTTCPPNVSVTSASKSPDRAIKIPKRSQKCGACGVEGHNVRTCQANKSTISVSIPVVKTPTTPKTNKCRECGRKGHNIRTCPRMGSVPSLPRPATTGTRTGSYRCGLCGGEGHKSSSCSRNFVTPIPSARASPRCSTCGNTGHNSRTCGRHSTSSVSVHKPGYSKVLYSPSCSAPSYSGGGHRGYTCGICGGSGHNRRTCSD, encoded by the exons atggaCGATTCGAGTGCGGTGGTCTTTGACGTATTAACcaaaaacaattataaaagTTGGCGCATTAAAGCCGAGGCTTTGCTAAAAGTATTTAATCTTTGGTATTATGTCatagaaaacaaagaaccaCCGAAGGACGTGAAATTGTGGATGAAAAAGGATAAACAAGCTAAATCTAAATTGATATTGCATATCAGCAAGTCATTGCTTCCGTTGGTCGATAATTGCGAAACTACGCGTGAAGTTTGGTCGAAGCTTGAGAATTTTTACGGCAATCAAGATGAAGAATTTGAAGCTTCAATTTATAGTTTTAAATCAAACGATAAGGATTCGATTATCAATGCCATTGTGGAGTGCGTCAAAGATTTCTTTAATGATATCAACGATTCATCCAAGAGAAAAATATccgaagataaaaaatcacTCAGCACTACTTTTACCAATAATTTATTCTCGCGGTTGAAGAACATCAAtcctaaaaattttctagatGAGAAAATGATCGCGAATGCTGTCAGTGATTTTATCAATGGTATTGATCGATTATCCAAAACTGAGattaaaaaacgaacgaacgaattgAGCTGTAAACTCATTGATAACTTGAGAGAGTTGATTGATTTATGCAATGCATTGTTATTCAAGCATCACTCCGATTACAAGAAAGTACCACACGGATTGCGCAATCAATATG GATACAAGAATCCACTGCATCCATTGACGCATCTTCATACTCCACCATCTACTGTGACTTCTGAAACAAAGCGGAAGTGTACAATTTGTCGTAAAGAAG GGCATAACCGTAGAACGTGCTCGCTGAACAGACCGATCGTTCCCCAGCCGGACTTTGAAAGAGCCACCAGAGCTTTTAAAAGGTCGCATAACTCTGAAGCCTGTGATGACAGAG GATGCAGCAGAACTACTTGTCCACCGAATGTATCAGTCACTTCCGCGTCGAAATCTCCTGACCGAGCTATTAAGATTCCCAAAAGATCACAGAAATGCGGAGCATGTGGCGTAGAAG GGCACAACGTAAGGACTTGTCAGGCGAATAAATCAACTATTTCTGTGTCGATACCTGTTGTTAAGACCCCTACAACTCCGAAGACAAATAAATGTCGAGAATGCGGCAGAAAAG GACACAATATAAGGACGTGCCCACGGATGGGATCAGTACCTTCCTTGCCTCGACCTGCTACCACTGGCACTCGTACGGGATCTTACAGATGTGGGCTGTGCGGAGGAGAAG GTCACAAGAGTTCATCATGTTCGCGCAATTTTGTAACACCAATACCTTCGGCAAGAGCCTCTCCCAGATGCAGCACCTGTGGCAATACAG GTCATAACAGTAGAACTTGCGGCCGTCACAGCACTTCGTCAGTGTCTGTTCACAAACCCGGGTACTCGAAAGTACTTTACTCACCGTCATGTTCAGCCCCATCTTACTCCGGTGGTGGTCATCGTGGTTATACGTGTGGGATCTGCGGTGGTTCAG GACATAATCGAAGAACGTGCTCAGACTAA